One Prodigiosinella aquatilis DNA window includes the following coding sequences:
- a CDS encoding VENN motif pre-toxin domain-containing protein, producing MLKSAALTAPYLAQLVKAAMMPQDGSKATASDIAANAMGHAVVGAVVAELSGQNVAAGAVGAAGGELAARSIMGYLYPGKETKDLTEAEKQSVSALATVASGLASGLAAGDTTGAASGAQAGRNAVENNYLSATEAEKKTVLERKEKAGTLTLDEAKELDDTRQLDKDRDQAIRDICTQGNKSGGACSALVAQARQALNTYGGNVSYNLIFKDLYPQDAANANAILKGLDEGSITRDAAITAIAKATGKSWGEVASQYDTAMQLQAVTATPAGFYGTNSVSKSSEATSTTTSMADRIKANIAESQKARESSNFDIHIAKSDQIQWGYKADEWGMVTLPAGSRVYGGIPGQSSYYTSWDTLLDAGFSRESIFKIYKYHLIQS from the coding sequence ATGCTGAAATCGGCGGCGTTGACGGCACCGTATCTGGCGCAGCTGGTGAAAGCGGCCATGATGCCGCAGGACGGCAGCAAAGCGACGGCATCGGATATTGCGGCGAACGCGATGGGCCACGCCGTGGTGGGTGCGGTAGTAGCTGAGCTGTCCGGGCAGAATGTAGCCGCGGGTGCAGTGGGTGCGGCTGGTGGAGAGCTGGCGGCGCGAAGCATCATGGGGTATCTGTATCCGGGCAAGGAAACGAAAGACCTGACGGAAGCGGAGAAACAGTCGGTAAGCGCGCTGGCGACAGTAGCCTCAGGACTGGCATCTGGCCTGGCGGCGGGAGATACTACCGGCGCGGCCAGCGGTGCCCAGGCTGGTCGTAATGCGGTGGAGAATAACTATCTGAGTGCGACAGAAGCCGAGAAGAAAACGGTTCTGGAGCGTAAAGAGAAGGCAGGAACGCTAACACTGGACGAAGCGAAAGAGCTGGATGATACCCGTCAGTTGGACAAAGACCGTGATCAGGCCATTCGTGATATCTGTACGCAGGGCAACAAGTCAGGTGGGGCGTGCTCGGCACTGGTGGCACAGGCGCGGCAGGCGCTGAATACTTATGGCGGCAATGTCAGTTACAACCTGATATTTAAAGACCTGTACCCGCAGGACGCCGCCAATGCGAATGCCATCCTGAAAGGGCTGGATGAAGGGAGCATCACCCGTGATGCGGCCATCACTGCCATAGCGAAAGCGACAGGGAAAAGCTGGGGTGAAGTCGCGTCGCAATATGATACAGCGATGCAGTTGCAGGCTGTAACGGCAACACCGGCTGGGTTCTATGGTACAAACAGCGTTAGCAAGTCATCTGAAGCGACTAGTACCACGACATCAATGGCAGATCGTATCAAAGCCAATATCGCGGAAAGCCAGAAGGCGCGGGAGTCGTCTAATTTTGATATTCACATTGCGAAATCTGATCAGATTCAATGGGGATATAAGGCAGATGAATGGGGAATGGTTACTTTACCTGCTGGTAGCAGAGTATACGGCGGAATACCTGGACAATCGTCTTATTATACTTCATGGGATACATTACTAGATGCAGGATTTAGCAGAGAATCAATATTTAAAATCTACAAGTATCACCTCATCCAGAGTTAG
- a CDS encoding ABC transporter substrate-binding protein, with translation MTFTFALAAANAQALTVYTAGPGSLAKKLVAGYEKQTGVKVEVFQATTGKVMARLDAEQANPRADVLISASWDTASSLEKRGWLLPYQSPNAMHVPAAFKTPYYVAQGISALGIVWNTKSGTPEPKDWQDLAQPAFKDKVTMPDPSLSGTSLDLLIGLQNAYSEQAWKLFGALKANGMIIAGPNAQALTPVLQGAKAAVFGAVDYVAYNSMQAGESIKVIFPASGTVIAPRPMMILKSSKEPAQAKAFIDYVLSPEGQKLVADTWLMPARDDVVAKRPLFNSLKVLPAEAANSVDRKLVLDKFATLFAAK, from the coding sequence ATGACGTTCACTTTTGCACTGGCAGCGGCTAACGCACAGGCGTTGACTGTCTATACCGCAGGCCCTGGTTCTCTGGCTAAAAAACTGGTGGCTGGTTATGAAAAACAAACTGGCGTTAAGGTCGAGGTTTTTCAGGCGACCACCGGCAAGGTCATGGCGCGTCTGGATGCCGAGCAAGCTAATCCACGCGCCGATGTGTTGATTTCCGCCTCCTGGGATACGGCTTCAAGTCTGGAGAAACGTGGCTGGCTGCTACCTTATCAAAGCCCTAACGCTATGCATGTGCCGGCAGCTTTTAAAACGCCTTATTATGTCGCTCAGGGGATATCTGCGCTGGGTATTGTCTGGAACACCAAAAGCGGCACGCCGGAGCCAAAAGATTGGCAAGACCTCGCCCAACCGGCATTTAAAGATAAGGTCACTATGCCAGACCCTTCACTTTCCGGCACATCTTTGGATTTGTTGATAGGTTTGCAAAATGCATACAGTGAGCAAGCATGGAAACTGTTTGGCGCACTCAAGGCCAACGGTATGATCATTGCGGGGCCGAATGCCCAAGCGCTTACACCGGTCTTGCAGGGCGCAAAAGCCGCCGTGTTTGGCGCGGTTGACTATGTTGCGTATAACAGCATGCAAGCAGGGGAATCGATTAAAGTGATTTTCCCTGCCAGTGGCACGGTGATCGCCCCACGCCCAATGATGATCCTTAAAAGCAGTAAAGAACCGGCACAGGCAAAAGCCTTTATCGACTATGTATTGTCTCCGGAAGGTCAGAAACTGGTCGCTGATACCTGGTTAATGCCAGCCCGAGATGATGTTGTTGCCAAACGGCCGCTGTTTAACTCACTGAAAGTCTTACCCGCAGAAGCCGCTAATTCGGTCGATCGCAAGCTGGTTCTGGATAAATTTGCCACCCTGTTTGCCGCCAAATAA
- a CDS encoding DUF2247 family protein, translating into MCQQPGVRPLNIIDLKLSRRKWRYLALCLMMQELPDDCVYGLLKLNEFWMLWGEDVGSPNIVQGVGNNISPTEYYSDEQYQLTIKNHQEWLEKEKSELASS; encoded by the coding sequence GTGTGTCAGCAGCCGGGCGTTCGTCCATTAAACATAATAGATCTCAAGTTATCCCGCAGAAAATGGAGATATCTTGCACTATGCCTAATGATGCAGGAATTGCCTGATGACTGTGTATACGGTCTTCTTAAACTGAATGAATTTTGGATGCTTTGGGGAGAGGATGTAGGATCACCAAACATAGTGCAAGGCGTTGGAAATAATATATCGCCCACAGAATATTACAGTGATGAACAGTATCAACTGACAATTAAAAACCATCAAGAATGGTTAGAAAAAGAAAAGAGTGAACTTGCAAGTAGCTAA
- a CDS encoding ATP-binding cassette domain-containing protein, whose translation MWHFRCECVASRPNHVGCVYWKLSIAWGWPTSLSVNLQNFRGGQQQRVALARAIIAEPQILLFDEPLSNLDRNLRESLCEEMAALLRQLGTTAVYVTHDPHEAQTLAHSIAHMNQGAIERIDQLDVVSRVTPFVA comes from the coding sequence ATGTGGCATTTCCGTTGCGAATGCGTGGCGTCACGGCCAAATCACGTCGGTTGCGTGTATTGGAAGCTCTCGATCGCGTGGGGCTGGCCGACTTCTCTCAGCGTCAACCTGCAGAACTTTCGGGGGGGTCAACAACAACGCGTGGCCTTGGCGCGCGCCATCATTGCCGAACCTCAAATTCTACTTTTCGATGAGCCGTTATCCAACCTTGATCGCAATCTGCGCGAAAGTCTTTGTGAAGAGATGGCGGCGTTATTACGGCAATTGGGCACCACCGCAGTATATGTCACTCATGACCCACATGAAGCACAAACTTTAGCTCACAGCATTGCCCATATGAATCAAGGCGCGATTGAACGAATCGATCAGCTGGACGTTGTTTCCCGAGTCACTCCTTTTGTTGCATAA
- a CDS encoding ATP-binding cassette domain-containing protein, giving the protein MSENGFTPPAAIRVENVFHYFSANPVLNNICLEVPKGTIMALLGPSGCGKSTLLKLLAGLLHPGAGRLFFLANKKSSMAVSACRLKNAIWGWFFKTMLYGRI; this is encoded by the coding sequence ATGAGTGAAAACGGCTTCACGCCCCCTGCTGCGATCCGCGTAGAAAATGTTTTCCATTATTTCTCCGCCAATCCTGTATTGAACAATATCTGTCTTGAGGTGCCCAAAGGCACCATTATGGCGCTGCTTGGTCCTTCCGGCTGCGGTAAAAGCACGCTGTTAAAACTGCTGGCCGGGCTGCTGCATCCTGGCGCAGGTCGCCTTTTTTTTTTGGCGAACAAAAAGTCGTCGATGGCCGTTTCAGCCTGCCGCCTGAAAAACGCGATCTGGGGATGGTTTTTCAAGACTATGCTCTATGGCCGCATATGA
- a CDS encoding type II toxin-antitoxin system RelE/ParE family toxin has product MKLGISPLAEQDMEAIGDYIAQDNPVRAVSFMEELYQQCLLIAETPVIYRERPELGQCVRSCAYGRYLIVFSVLDTEVRVERLLHGSRDITTLFAGPDGAAEPPESP; this is encoded by the coding sequence ATGAAACTGGGTATATCGCCTTTGGCAGAGCAGGATATGGAAGCCATCGGTGACTATATCGCGCAGGATAATCCGGTACGGGCAGTGAGCTTCATGGAAGAGTTGTACCAGCAATGCCTGCTGATAGCAGAGACACCGGTCATCTACAGAGAAAGGCCGGAGCTGGGGCAGTGCGTCAGAAGCTGTGCTTACGGACGCTACCTTATCGTGTTCAGTGTGCTTGATACAGAAGTGCGTGTAGAAAGGCTGCTGCATGGCTCACGGGATATTACCACGCTGTTCGCAGGGCCAGACGGAGCAGCAGAGCCGCCGGAAAGCCCGTAA
- the yqfB gene encoding N(4)-acetylcytidine aminohydrolase, whose translation MKNITFYSRFEADIIAGRKTITLRDKSDADYVAGDKVRVARYEDNQFFCDITVKSVKPINYDRLDESHARQENMTLPELKAVIADIYPGITELYMIEFECC comes from the coding sequence GTGAAAAACATTACTTTCTACAGCCGTTTTGAAGCCGACATCATTGCAGGACGCAAAACCATCACTCTGCGCGATAAAAGCGACGCAGATTATGTAGCGGGCGATAAGGTCAGGGTGGCTCGCTATGAAGATAACCAATTTTTTTGTGATATCACGGTAAAGTCGGTTAAGCCAATCAATTATGACCGCCTGGACGAATCGCACGCCAGGCAAGAAAACATGACCTTGCCAGAATTGAAAGCGGTGATCGCTGATATTTATCCTGGGATCACCGAACTTTATATGATTGAGTTTGAATGTTGTTAA
- a CDS encoding SymE family type I addiction module toxin, whose translation MAEQHHKSQPATPQALRRLKVGYVSRRHADRNDMTRYYRRSPSLHLTGNWLEAAGFATDTPVVITVEQGQLVIRIVAE comes from the coding sequence ATGGCTGAGCAGCATCATAAGTCACAACCCGCCACACCCCAAGCATTACGACGCCTGAAGGTCGGCTATGTCAGCCGCCGTCACGCTGACCGCAACGACATGACCCGCTATTACCGCCGCAGCCCCAGCCTGCACCTTACAGGCAACTGGCTGGAGGCGGCAGGATTTGCGACCGATACCCCGGTCGTCATCACCGTTGAACAGGGGCAACTGGTGATACGCATTGTGGCTGAGTGA
- a CDS encoding type II toxin-antitoxin system ParD family antitoxin has product MPTSIALSPYFEAFIREQIESGRYNNTSEVIRAGLRALEEREQQMKLGSLQKAVGAGINSGESKSAEEVFGRLSQKYRHQAEGGKA; this is encoded by the coding sequence ATGCCAACCAGCATAGCACTCAGCCCTTACTTCGAAGCGTTCATCCGTGAACAGATAGAAAGCGGACGGTATAACAACACCAGTGAGGTGATCCGTGCAGGACTCAGAGCACTGGAAGAACGGGAGCAGCAAATGAAACTGGGATCGCTACAAAAAGCGGTCGGCGCAGGGATAAACAGCGGTGAAAGCAAAAGTGCGGAGGAGGTGTTCGGCCGTCTGTCGCAGAAATACCGGCATCAGGCCGAAGGCGGTAAAGCGTAA
- a CDS encoding contact-dependent growth inhibition system immunity protein, with product MKFNKNQDYWVSCYCTDKFLLIETQSGLGMVGSDPLFPSHLLQPSVENECVGETILIALSNSRTLTMEEYGSFFNHEKGEEQYSAWIAMLMEKYGYKTKKALFKDMKKCGIHCVNDVITISPTRHEKLEAWGRTKGDGIEDVILSVDSSPAEIGAGLRLAFSRCKG from the coding sequence ATGAAATTTAATAAAAATCAGGACTACTGGGTTAGCTGTTACTGTACTGATAAGTTTCTACTTATTGAAACTCAATCAGGATTAGGAATGGTCGGAAGTGATCCTCTTTTCCCTTCCCATCTTTTACAGCCAAGTGTAGAGAATGAGTGTGTTGGCGAAACTATATTAATAGCATTATCAAATAGCAGAACATTAACTATGGAGGAATATGGTTCTTTTTTTAACCATGAAAAAGGTGAAGAACAGTATTCGGCCTGGATAGCTATGTTGATGGAAAAATATGGCTATAAGACCAAAAAAGCTTTGTTCAAAGATATGAAAAAATGTGGCATCCATTGTGTGAATGACGTTATCACTATTTCACCAACACGCCATGAAAAACTGGAAGCATGGGGAAGGACGAAAGGTGATGGTATTGAAGATGTCATTCTTTCTGTTGATAGTTCCCCTGCCGAAATCGGTGCAGGGTTACGGTTAGCATTCAGTCGCTGCAAAGGTTAA
- a CDS encoding FAD-dependent oxidoreductase: MKIIVIGAGMIGASLTWELTQAGLSVTLFDASDAGKGTSANSFAWINSHSKPPVAYHRLNASGMQAHRELAERFGHAPWLNLTGCLEWRATDQQQAMKDNLDELQQLNYPAEWISAAQLQQYEPDMRLDGEQGIIGWFPSEGWVDTQQYIQRLLQSSASVGAKIVTGNKVVEVIHEKSIVTGVKTADGHIHSADMTINASGRWSDKPPYINTLATKLAPTTGILISVPAEYAPVKHVLAAPLFHCRPDGNGATLICPNEGVYDIDESTPATRINELAQDILQKASPVWPKLALLKPEHYQARMGIRALPIDGYPIVGPTEGVTGYYTVVTHSGVTLSPLLARLVTQEIMGQTMEELSPYRPQRAY; encoded by the coding sequence ATGAAAATCATCGTTATTGGCGCAGGCATGATTGGTGCTTCCCTGACCTGGGAACTGACACAGGCCGGTCTTTCCGTTACGTTGTTTGATGCTTCTGATGCCGGTAAAGGTACCAGCGCCAATTCCTTCGCCTGGATAAATTCCCATAGCAAGCCACCCGTTGCCTATCATCGACTCAATGCCTCGGGTATGCAGGCGCACCGAGAATTAGCCGAACGATTTGGGCATGCACCCTGGCTTAATCTGACCGGCTGCCTGGAATGGCGTGCAACCGATCAGCAGCAAGCGATGAAAGATAATCTGGATGAACTCCAGCAATTGAATTATCCCGCTGAATGGATCAGCGCCGCACAATTGCAGCAGTACGAACCTGATATGCGGCTTGATGGCGAACAAGGCATCATTGGCTGGTTTCCCTCTGAAGGCTGGGTTGATACTCAGCAATACATCCAGCGACTTCTTCAGTCCAGCGCGAGCGTTGGGGCAAAAATAGTAACCGGCAACAAAGTCGTTGAAGTGATACATGAGAAAAGCATTGTTACAGGAGTTAAAACGGCTGACGGCCATATTCACTCTGCCGACATGACTATCAATGCCAGCGGTCGATGGTCAGATAAACCACCGTATATCAATACATTGGCAACAAAATTGGCACCTACCACCGGGATATTGATTAGCGTTCCTGCCGAATATGCGCCAGTGAAACACGTGTTGGCCGCGCCGCTGTTTCACTGCCGTCCTGATGGTAATGGCGCCACGTTGATTTGTCCCAATGAAGGCGTCTATGACATCGATGAAAGCACACCTGCGACACGGATAAACGAGCTGGCTCAGGATATTCTGCAAAAGGCCAGCCCGGTGTGGCCAAAACTTGCTTTGCTGAAACCCGAGCATTATCAGGCGCGCATGGGTATCCGCGCTTTACCGATCGATGGCTATCCGATTGTTGGCCCGACGGAGGGAGTAACAGGATATTATACGGTAGTCACACACAGCGGGGTGACACTGTCACCTTTACTGGCTCGACTGGTCACGCAAGAAATAATGGGACAAACGATGGAGGAGTTGTCACCTTACCGCCCACAACGTGCTTACTGA
- a CDS encoding SymE family type I addiction module toxin produces MRPERARFQAISLKGKWLTEAGFTDGMPLKIRIMPGYIVITAQNTREPWHCLEGLSIEPFDPDAVANWLNHYPGGLRFAE; encoded by the coding sequence TTGCGGCCTGAACGCGCCCGGTTTCAGGCTATCAGTCTCAAGGGGAAGTGGCTCACCGAGGCCGGATTTACCGACGGGATGCCGTTAAAAATACGCATCATGCCCGGCTACATAGTCATCACCGCCCAGAACACCCGCGAGCCGTGGCACTGTCTCGAAGGCCTCAGCATCGAACCCTTTGACCCGGACGCCGTCGCCAACTGGCTCAACCATTACCCCGGCGGCCTGAGGTTCGCCGAGTAA
- a CDS encoding SymE family type I addiction module toxin: protein MSQLTLKGNWLEAAGFGTDTPVVITVEHGQLLIRIVAE, encoded by the coding sequence CTGTCGCAACTCACGCTGAAGGGCAACTGGCTGGAAGCCGCAGGATTTGGGACCGATACCCCGGTCGTCATCACCGTTGAACACGGGCAACTGCTGATCCGCATTGTGGCTGAATGA
- a CDS encoding iron ABC transporter permease, whose amino-acid sequence MNKNTLLPLFTGSALLLLVVVPVTFVLLQAIFPHLDSGSFGAPFSAFARIFHDSQFPVLLSGTLKLGLGVALGSALVGIPLGTLRGLFALPCAALWDVLFLIPFLFPPYLAALSWMLALQSHGYVQQLLLVDFNNVLFSLPGLVMVMTLNVFPVVYFAVSRSMAASGSRLADVARVHGAGPWRAFFSITLPLALPAMASSLLLAFTLAIEEYGVPAALGSRSGVAVLTTGIEQRLADWPIDMPGAAGLSVVLVVIACCAYCVQRAIIAGKNVETTSGKPTAVVPRSLGYGRYPAILLLSLVALVSVGVPLASMLATAFTRTLSGGLTWDNITLRHFIVLFDVQGDALGALTTSLSLAIITALIVGAVGLLAAWLVVAQRIRFAAWIDALSLFPAALPGIVVGVGLILAWNRSFWPVTPYNTWGILLLAYCCLLLPYPVRYVSAAIKQIGENLEAAARVHGASAAQALRLIMLPLVWPSLLAAMMMVFTVASRELVTSLLLAPAGVQTVSVFVWRQFEQGSVGDGMAMASLAVLLILSVMLFAVRLQNRQLR is encoded by the coding sequence ATGAATAAAAATACGCTGCTACCCCTATTTACCGGCAGTGCTTTGCTGCTGTTGGTGGTGGTGCCTGTTACTTTTGTATTACTACAGGCCATTTTCCCCCATCTGGACAGTGGCTCCTTTGGCGCACCATTCAGCGCCTTTGCTCGCATTTTCCATGACTCACAGTTCCCCGTATTACTAAGTGGAACGCTTAAGCTCGGTCTCGGCGTGGCATTGGGCAGCGCGTTGGTGGGTATTCCGCTTGGCACCCTACGTGGCCTTTTTGCTCTACCTTGTGCCGCACTGTGGGATGTGCTGTTTTTGATCCCTTTCCTGTTTCCGCCATATCTGGCTGCGCTTTCGTGGATGTTGGCGCTGCAATCACACGGTTACGTTCAACAACTGTTGTTGGTCGACTTCAACAACGTTCTGTTTTCTCTGCCAGGATTGGTGATGGTGATGACGCTGAATGTGTTCCCGGTGGTTTATTTTGCTGTTTCCCGCAGCATGGCAGCCAGCGGGAGCCGACTGGCGGACGTGGCGCGAGTACACGGAGCGGGTCCCTGGCGTGCATTTTTCAGCATCACGCTCCCGTTGGCACTGCCAGCGATGGCATCAAGCCTGTTACTGGCTTTTACTCTGGCAATTGAAGAATACGGCGTACCGGCCGCATTAGGCAGCCGCAGCGGGGTAGCGGTGCTGACTACCGGCATCGAACAACGTTTAGCCGACTGGCCTATCGATATGCCAGGTGCCGCGGGGCTTTCAGTCGTTCTGGTAGTCATTGCCTGCTGCGCCTACTGTGTACAACGGGCCATCATCGCCGGAAAAAATGTGGAGACAACCTCGGGAAAACCCACCGCTGTAGTGCCGAGATCTCTGGGTTATGGGCGTTACCCGGCTATTCTTCTGCTCAGCCTCGTTGCTTTGGTCTCTGTTGGCGTGCCGTTAGCCTCAATGCTGGCAACGGCTTTCACGCGCACGCTTTCTGGTGGGCTAACCTGGGACAACATCACCCTGAGGCATTTTATCGTGCTGTTTGATGTGCAGGGGGATGCCCTGGGCGCGCTGACAACCAGTCTCAGCCTGGCGATAATCACTGCCCTGATTGTTGGTGCAGTAGGTCTCCTCGCTGCCTGGCTTGTCGTCGCGCAACGCATCCGCTTTGCCGCCTGGATTGACGCACTGTCGCTGTTTCCCGCTGCCTTGCCGGGTATCGTCGTTGGCGTTGGCTTGATCCTTGCCTGGAATCGTAGTTTCTGGCCGGTTACGCCTTACAACACGTGGGGAATTCTGCTGCTGGCATACTGCTGTCTGCTGTTGCCTTATCCTGTGCGTTATGTGAGCGCGGCGATCAAACAGATTGGTGAAAATCTGGAAGCTGCCGCCAGAGTACACGGTGCGAGTGCGGCGCAGGCATTGCGGTTAATTATGCTACCGTTGGTCTGGCCGAGTTTGTTGGCGGCGATGATGATGGTGTTCACCGTGGCATCACGAGAGCTGGTCACGTCGCTCTTGCTTGCCCCCGCAGGGGTACAAACCGTTTCTGTGTTTGTCTGGCGACAGTTCGAGCAAGGCTCGGTGGGTGACGGTATGGCGATGGCGAGCCTGGCTGTTTTACTCATTTTGTCCGTGATGCTGTTTGCCGTCAGATTGCAAAACCGGCAACTTCGTTAA
- a CDS encoding VENN motif pre-toxin domain-containing protein — protein MLKSAALTAPSALMAMGSGGNASSSTYSAVSDGTLTVRNQAQQTQDVTTLSHDVEHANNALSPIFDKEKEQKRLQTAQLIGEIGGQAIDIVRTQGAIKAEKAAEASGESKVNRPADDAPEKEWEKYKKALTETPAYKAAMKDYGTGGDFQRAAQAATAALTALAGGDIQKALAGASAPYLAQLVKEATMPQDGSKATASDMAANAMGHAVVGAVVAELSGQNVAAGAVGAAGGELAARSIMGYLYPGKETKDLTEEEKQSVSALATVASGLASGLAAGDTTGAASGAQVGRNAVENNYLSATQSLAFDKEMQACKASGGDCQTVIDKWKQISDKQSAETDQKLKDNPLEAVVIDKELAQGGIEMAERPGWLGSIPGVDVMSSEEAKAYVQQWNSQDLVNIDVNSPGWMSFASYASDPENQAALTSLGVLGKDLIAIAKNSLTTKSLFKEMTTQGIKFTPENVVGAAKDNSGKIIFLEKGNSKSGLQHIVEEHGSQFAQIGVSEARIPDVVMKAVTDGKIVGYQGTGAGRPIYETMIDGKKYNIAVTVGNNGYVVGANLRGSVK, from the coding sequence ATGCTGAAATCGGCGGCGTTGACGGCACCGTCGGCGCTGATGGCGATGGGCAGTGGCGGCAACGCCAGCAGCAGCACCTATTCAGCGGTCAGCGACGGTACGCTGACAGTCCGTAATCAGGCGCAGCAGACGCAGGATGTGACGACACTCAGCCACGACGTCGAGCATGCCAACAACGCGCTGAGCCCAATATTTGACAAGGAGAAGGAACAAAAACGGCTGCAAACGGCGCAACTGATAGGAGAAATTGGCGGGCAGGCCATCGACATCGTTCGTACGCAGGGCGCCATCAAGGCGGAGAAAGCGGCGGAAGCGAGCGGCGAGTCGAAAGTCAACCGCCCGGCGGATGATGCGCCGGAAAAAGAGTGGGAAAAGTACAAAAAGGCGCTGACGGAGACCCCGGCCTATAAGGCGGCGATGAAGGATTATGGCACGGGAGGGGATTTTCAGCGGGCGGCTCAGGCAGCAACGGCGGCGCTGACGGCGCTGGCGGGCGGCGATATCCAGAAGGCGTTAGCGGGGGCGTCGGCACCGTATCTGGCGCAGTTGGTGAAAGAGGCCACGATGCCGCAGGACGGCAGCAAAGCGACGGCATCGGATATGGCGGCGAACGCGATGGGCCACGCCGTGGTGGGTGCGGTAGTAGCTGAGCTGTCCGGGCAGAATGTAGCCGCGGGTGCAGTGGGTGCGGCTGGTGGAGAGCTGGCGGCGCGAAGCATCATGGGGTATCTGTATCCGGGCAAGGAAACGAAAGACCTGACGGAAGAGGAGAAACAGTCGGTAAGCGCGCTGGCGACAGTGGCCTCGGGGCTGGCATCTGGCCTGGCGGCGGGAGATACTACCGGCGCGGCCAGCGGTGCCCAGGTGGGTCGTAATGCGGTGGAGAATAACTATCTGAGTGCGACGCAGTCCCTTGCATTCGACAAAGAAATGCAGGCGTGTAAAGCATCGGGTGGTGACTGCCAGACAGTTATTGATAAGTGGAAACAAATCAGTGATAAGCAAAGTGCAGAAACCGATCAGAAGCTGAAAGATAACCCACTGGAAGCCGTAGTTATTGATAAAGAACTGGCTCAGGGCGGCATTGAGATGGCAGAAAGGCCCGGTTGGTTGGGCAGTATTCCTGGCGTGGATGTGATGAGCAGCGAAGAAGCCAAAGCTTATGTCCAGCAGTGGAATAGTCAGGATCTGGTTAATATTGATGTAAACAGCCCCGGCTGGATGAGTTTTGCATCATACGCATCAGATCCGGAGAATCAAGCAGCGCTAACATCTCTGGGGGTATTGGGTAAGGATCTGATTGCGATAGCAAAAAATAGCTTAACAACTAAATCATTATTCAAAGAAATGACAACTCAGGGTATTAAATTTACACCTGAAAATGTTGTTGGTGCGGCAAAGGATAATAGTGGAAAAATCATCTTCCTTGAGAAAGGTAATTCAAAATCAGGATTGCAACATATAGTGGAAGAGCATGGTAGCCAATTTGCACAAATTGGCGTATCAGAGGCACGTATTCCCGATGTCGTAATGAAGGCTGTTACTGACGGTAAAATTGTTGGTTATCAGGGTACTGGAGCTGGCCGTCCAATTTACGAAACCATGATCGACGGTAAAAAATATAATATTGCTGTTACTGTAGGAAATAATGGATACGTAGTGGGAGCTAATTTGCGAGGCTCAGTAAAATGA